A section of the Ranitomeya imitator isolate aRanImi1 chromosome 7, aRanImi1.pri, whole genome shotgun sequence genome encodes:
- the LOC138645667 gene encoding uncharacterized protein has translation MSHSDVPVIVAAALLVEAHNQLEVQARNNRVKRQRRMWTKQWLQKRNQLSHMGLIRELADNNPHDFRNYLRMSEDSFNVLLAAVEPYIRRQNTQMRAAVPVDERLAVTLRFLATGRSMQDLHYSAAISRSLLSVIIPETCKAIVSVLHRSYMPFPQTPDDWKEISRGFEEQWQFPNCGGALDGKHVRITQPPHSGSFYYNYKGYFSIILMALVNANYDFISVSVGINGRVSDGGVLEHTDFGERLKNNKLALPPNSDTTENMNFVFVGDEAFPLHPNLLKPFSQKTLTPERRIFNYRLSRARRVVENAFGIMANRFRVFHTALNMKLTSIDSVVLACCVLHNFLRRRDATAYSPPQYVDSVDQGNGDVTQGEWRLDAHRVCGLESLGSGRYCDDATNSRDKYSDFFNGPGAVPWQYQQL, from the coding sequence atgtctcattcggatgtacctgtgattgttgcggccgcgttattggtagaagctcacaaccagctggaggttcaagcgcgaaacaatcgtgtaaagcgtcagcgccgcatgtggaccaaacagtggctgcagaagaggaatcaattgtcccatatgggccttatAAGGGAACTGGCGgataacaacccgcatgattttcgtaactacctgagaatgtcggaggactcatttaatgtcctacttgcagctgtagaaccttatatcaggcggcaaaatacacagatgagagcagctgtccctgtggatgagaggctggctgtcacgctgcgtttcctggcgactggcaggtctatgcaagacttgcattacagcgcagctatatcccgatccctactcagcgtcatcatcccagagacatgcaaagctattgtctcagttttacaccgcagttacatgcctttcccacagaccccggatgactggaaagagatttctaggggatttgaggagcaatggcagttccctaattgcggtggggccttggatggcaaacatgtacgcatcacccaaccaccacactctggctccttttattataactataagggatatttcagcataattctcatggccctcgtaaatgctaactatgatttcataagtgtgtctgttgggattaacgggagagtatccgatggaggagttttggagcacacagattttggggaacgcttgaaaaataataaacttgccttgccgcccaacagtgacacaacagaaaacatgaactttgtctttgtcggagatgaggctttcccactgcatcccaaccttttgaagcccttctcccagaagactctgacaccggaacgacgaatctttaattacagactttcaagagctagacgcgttgtggaaaatgcattcggaattatggcaaaccgatttcgggttttccacacagcactaaacatgaaactaacgtctattgactctgtggtgcttgcttgttgtgtcctccacaactttctacgtcgccgtgatgccactgcatacagccctccacagtatgtagactctgtggaccagggtaacggagatgtaacccagggcgaatggcgtctagacgCGCACAGGGTTTGTGGTTTGGAAAGTCTGGGTTCTGGAAGGTACTGTGATGATGCAACTAATAGCAGGGACAAATACTctgactttttcaatgggccaggggctgtcccatggcagtatcaacagctgtaa
- the LOC138645669 gene encoding uncharacterized protein, whose amino-acid sequence MSTNEQDCVRALIEMYRSLPCLWKIKSKDYSNRYMKREAYEKLVAVYREYHPTETVDENIVRKKIQALRTVFKKEVNKVENSKKSGAGTEEVYVPRLWYYDLMAFTRDQEIPRPCQTVTSLCEPSPEDILPESPDDHVPLQQRETTEANNVQSPQSSSSPSVEEQTCPLRPSRKRKSTAATPVDLLAVANSILSKHVTTKLSPFASLVEERLNRLDDTQRSHAERIMFDVMNAAAAGKLCDTSTLSIDVRQPSAHFYWGHQQEPMHSTPVRRPGPHNSQFRTPPAPPSFGDLSQGPPMATHHYSEMDTYYQNL is encoded by the exons atgtctacaaatgagcaggactgtgttcgggcactcatagagatgtaccgctccctgccctgtttgtggaagataaaatctaaggattatagcaaccgttacatgaagagagaagcgtatgagaagctggtggccgtctacagggagtatcatcccacagagaccgtggatgaaaacattgtgaggaaaaagatccaggctctccgcacagttttcaaaaaagaggtcaacaaagtggaaaattctaagaagtctggggccggaactgaggaagtctatgtgcccaggctgtggtattacgacctgatggcattcactagagaccaagagatccctcgcccgtgccagactgtgactagcctttgtgagccatcgcccgaagatatcctgcctgagtctcctgacgaccat gtgcctctgcaacagcgggaaacaacggaagcgaacaatgtccagtcccctcagtcctccagtagcccgtctgtcgaggagcagacatgtccactgcgcccatctagaaaaagaaaatcaacagcagccacacctgtggatctcctggcagtggccaacagcatcttgtccaagcacgtcacaaccaaactctccccattcgcatccttggttgaggaacgtttaaacagactggatgatacccaaagatctcacgcggagagaataatgtttgacgttatgaacgcggcagccgcaggaaaactatgcgacacatcaacattgagcattgacgtccgtcagcccagtgcccatttttattggggacaccaacaggagcccatgcacagcactcctgtccgcagacctgggccacataattctcagttccggacaccacctgcacccccttcttttggtgacttatcacaaggacctcctatggccacgcaccactacagtgagatggacacttactaccaaaatttgtag